The following proteins come from a genomic window of Pichia kudriavzevii chromosome 1, complete sequence:
- a CDS encoding uncharacterized protein (PKUD0A03810; Pfam Domains: Zn_clus(5.7e-11)) — protein MSVSEYHDHSTSSKKRVSKACDSCRLKKTKCNGKQPCERCSLNNKICVYTERKKSKEKNYTAEYVELMDNRLTMANKSLIKLCELIKLNNLEEIANLASRLDYNESDNLNPISINQAIELINDINVEKKSSSNPSPEVKSAIKYPIFSSDSSESVLSPPNLDISSSDEMNSYNKMYNNDLNVQLQHLNSNPSPVEEYDPSVLGFATGSLGDNPTDTNSCNSCDHNSSLLKNFSYNQSFDNSINPLLIPTDSFTSVSEFSSMSNQISYTQYSEFVSPSSITSATSDLIFSNFEDNRPITNNATHHRSSISNGSIRKVCHHNKGPQIGSRSPKSLNGQNSSKLILGSTSSIPLPVRYEVTESL, from the coding sequence ATGTCCGTATCGGAATACCATGATCATTCAACTTcgtcaaagaaaagagttaGCAAGGCTTGTGATTCTTGCaggttgaaaaaaaccaaatgTAATGGGAAACAGCCTTGTGAACGGTGCTCTTTGAACAACAAGATCTGCGTATATacagagagaaagaaatcaaaggagaaaaatTACACTGCGGAGTATGTTGAATTGATGGACAACAGATTGACAATGGCAAATAAATCTTTAATTAAATTATGCGAGTTAATTAAATTGAACAATCTCGAAGAAATTGCCAATTTGGCTAGCAGGTTAGACTACAATGAAAGCGATAACTTGAACCCAATCTCTATCAACCAGGCAATCGAACTCATTAATGATATCAATGTCGAAAAGAAGTCATCTTCGAACCCATCACCTGAGGTAAAGAGCGCCATTAAGTACCCAATATTCTCATCTGATTCGTCAGAGAGCGTTTTGTCACCCCCAAATCTGGACATTTCCTCCAGTGATGAAATGAATAGTTACAACAAAATGTACAATAATGATCTCAATGTGCAGTTACAGCATCTCAATTCTAACCCATCCCCGGTTGAGGAGTATGATCCGTCAGTACTGGGGTTTGCTACAGGAAGCCTAGGAGATAATCCCACTGACACCAACAGCTGTAACAGTTGTGATCATAACAGTTCTTTGCttaaaaacttttcttATAACCAATCCTTTGATAACTCAATTAATCCTTTACTAATACCCACTGACTCTTTTACAAGCGtttctgaattttcaaGTATGTCCAATCAGATCTCTTATACCCAATACTCTGAATTTGtctctccttcttcaatcACAAGTGCAACATCAGATTTGATCTTTTCTAACTTCGAGGATAATCGCCCCATTACTAACAATGCAACCCATCATCGTTCAAGTATAAGTAATGGCTCAATTAGGAAAGTTTGTCATCATAATAAAGGCCCACAGATTGGATCCCGTAGTCCAAAGTCACTTAATGGGcaaaattcttcaaaactcATTTTAGGTTCGACTTCTTCGATTCCTCTTCCCGTAAGGTACGAAGTTACAGAGTCCCTATAA
- a CDS encoding uncharacterized protein (PKUD0A03840; similar to Saccharomyces cerevisiae YLR433C (CNA1) and YML057W (CMP2); ancestral locus Anc_4.313) has translation MTSRDLTAKEKLNAHENTVKIENALRKMKDRDVTNSQDPTIYIDDNGEKFNTRERIVKSVTPPTDKIPTDEELFPKPTGLPDYKFLREHFKREGKLTQNQTLRIIHMATKIFEKEPNLLYVPSPVTVCGDIHGQLYDLCKLFDICGDPDTTSFLFLGDYVDRGSYSLEVLILLYAMKINHPKTFTMLRGNHESKQMTQHFTFKSECLVKYSIDVYQASLKSFCTLPIAAIMNKQFFCVHGGISKDIKYISDIEEINRFQMDFPSHGAFCDLMWSDPSNSFDDEEYGSKKVRNFEENYERGCSYMYSYNAVCSFLERNNLLCVIRAHQAQDKGYRMYKKTPTQQFPSVITLFSAPNYCGTYGNKAAVLKYDVTTMNIRQFSAQNEPYHLPNFMNVFTWSVPFVAERVCEILYSVLNICTEEELEMETPLSKELTQSLLKIQQECKLRGKMSQIPKEKQSPATVADATNATHGSSAVSTSSEALVGNEQTTDAKTLANAALRKKILAIGRLSRMFHLLRQESEKVEQLRAYSGGLSLPKGVLVEGSEGIDEKISHFERVRLADLRNEAMPKSTEEQIKESDDKYRKLWERVTRK, from the coding sequence ATGACCTCTAGAGACCTTACAGCTAAGGAGAAGCTGAATGCCCATGAGAACACCGTgaagattgaaaatgcacTACGGAAAATGAAGGATCGAGATGTTACCAACAGTCAGGATCCTACCATTTACATCGACGATaatggtgaaaaatttaacaCAAGGGAAAGGATTGTGAAGTCGGTCACACCACCAACTGATAAGATACCcactgatgaagaattgttTCCAAAGCCTACTGGTTTGCCAGATTATAAGTTCCTGAGAGAACATTTTAAAAGGGAGGGGAAACTAACCCAAAACCAAACACTGAGAATTATCCACATGGCTACGAAAATATTTGAGAAGGAACCAAATTTGCTATATGTACCATCTCCTGTGACTGTATGCGGTGATATACACGGACAACTCTATGATTTGTGCAAGCTGTTCGACATTTGTGGAGATCCAGACACAACTTCGTTTTTATTTCTGGGTGATTATGTTGATAGAGGTTCATACTCATTGGAAGTTCTAATCCTATTATATGCTATGAAAATCAATCACCCAAAAACATTCACAATGCTTAGGGGCAATCACGAGTCCAAGCAAATGACCCAACATTTTACGTTTAAAAGTGAGTGCCTGGTCAAGTACTCTATCGATGTCTACCAAGCTTCGCTGAAATCCTTCTGCACATTGCCAATTGCAGCCATAATGAACAAACAATTCTTTTGTGTTCATGGTGGTATTTCCAAAGATATAAAATATATCtcagatattgaagaaataaataGATTCCAAATGGATTTCCCCTCTCATGGTGCATTTTGTGATCTCATGTGGTCTGATCCTTCCAATTCGTTCGACGATGAGGAATACGGCTCTAAGAAGGTGAGGAACTTTGAAGAGAATTACGAACGTGGATGTTCTTACATGTACTCTTACAATGCTGTCTGCTCGTTTCTTGAGAGAAACAACTTGTTATGTGTCATCCGTGCACATCAGGCACAAGATAAGGGGTATAGAATGTACAAGAAGACGCCAACACAACAATTCCCATCTGTCATCACTCTATTTTCTGCTCCTAATTATTGTGGTACATATGGCAACAAAGCAGCGGTTTTGAAATATGATGTAACCACAATGAACATCAGGCAATTTAGCGCACAGAATGAGCCATACCATTTGCCAAACTTTATGAACGTCTTTACGTGGTCGGTACCGTTTGTAGCAGAGCGGGTCTGTGAAATCCTATACAGTGTGTTAAACATCTGTACTGAAGAGGAACTGGAGATGGAAACCCCATTATCCAAAGAACTAACACAGTCTCTACttaaaattcaacaagaGTGCAAGCTTAGGGGGAAGATGTCTCAGATTCCtaaggaaaaacaaagtcCTGCTACCGTTGCAGATGCTACTAACGCAACTCACGGCAGTAGCGCAGTTTCAACATCCTCTGAGGCTCTCGTTGGAAACGAACAAACAACTGATGCCAAGACATTGGCTAATGCCGCATTGCGTAAGAAGATTTTAGCTATTGGCAGATTATCGAGAATGTTTCATCTCCTAAGGCAAGAGTCTGAAAAAGTCGAGCAGCTTAGGGCCTATTCGGGTGGTTTAAGCTTACCCAAGGGTGTATTGGTTGAGGGAAGTGAAGGAATCGATGAAAAGATATCCCATTTTGAGAGGGTTCGTTTGGCTGATTTAAGAAATGAAGCTATGCCAAAATCTACAGAAgaacaaatcaaagaaagtGACGACAAGTATAGGAAATTATGGGAGCGTGTTACCAGGAAGTAA
- a CDS encoding uncharacterized protein (PKUD0A03820; Pfam Domains: Chitin_synth_1(1.7e-81)|Chitin_synth_1N(1.9e- 18)|Chitin_synth_2(1.6e-06)): MPNYDNPFAINDTDDESSYQHSILGNHEIPLTLGPFEHEHEVNGITNNIHGHRRQISVDQLQVPTNSARIISSPRRYDGSHNIRDSTDPFNTAFDDDDDDDAIGNGGDYGEREENWNPQEDMRSVNTFHNYSLDSNIEGHPMDSVSMRTNKTNGVNVYEYDHSDNSNMYETSTANILNAHGDTNSNFEYSPAHSNQQLNQHNNSQSGDRNLSFHRPDFSYYSDEFSPIFQDFERDIDEPELDNNDLFQDEVMNDQNDLKDGNFADKCDNRVELIDGKYYSFDYPVPSQLLNRIPFNGAKNLTEFNRLRYHAITADPKDYTDEDPIIKDYIQNYPLRQNIYPIKRDTELMIVCTMYNEDEILLARTLKGVFKNIKTMYNLKENKDVHPWGKDSWKKIVVVIVSDGKLKIDEKSKALLTLLGAFQEGIMQESVNNDKVNAHLFEYTTTFGIGKFDYNRENHSYNVPLVTEQTIPVQLMFLLKEENKQKINSHRWALNFLCPNLNPKVVVLLDVGTEPGPDSIFKLWKAFKDPKVGGSCGEIRAMLGNHASPNDESSIWRKIGRFIYFKFSDFVMCTINPLVAAQNFEYKMSNILDKPMESSFGFVTVLPGAFSAYRYEALKGEPLRAYFHGEDMKSATSKPAGILESNMYLAEDRILCFELVAKSEKSYLLKYVHNSYAVTDVPSHISEFVNQRRRWLNGSFFAALYSNLHFYRLLKSTHSIGRKIALVIEVIYQTINILLSWFSLSIYFLVFRILTQNIRDTFVGEKVGNILAIVFLWVYIAAFVLTFIISFGNKPNDAKYLYLLVFALFACVVIYMTFCVIVLTIESVHLIKQQIGDYSSFTASIALKYFENSKFRDLTVSLASTYALYLIGSLIFFDVFHLIACTIPYVLLSPAYINVLSVFAFCNINDISWGTKGSVTIEAPKKKAVNDDNDEKNILLLSENLENPDDLFKKAQLCMEGKNPDNDGEKAAKLESDLILENIKKSEKNYALGRTYTVSLWLICNFILLVIILRTGGLEDYSDYKNGTDTSTSTSGLSKRSYWNNMNVANIFMTVILWLVAALALVRLIGCIYYRISFFFKERKFHRSLVV; encoded by the coding sequence atgcCTAACTACGACAACCCTTTTGCCATAAACGATAcagatgatgaatcttCTTATCAACATTCTATTTTAGGAAACCATGAAATCCCATTAACCCTGGGCCCATTTGAACACGAACATGAAGTAAATGGCATAACTAACAATATACACGGTCATCGGCGTCAAATCTCAGTAGATCAATTACAAGTTCCAACGAACTCCGCAAGAATAATTTCTTCTCCCAGACGTTATGATGGATCTCACAATATCCGTGATTCCACGGATCCTTTCAATACTGcctttgatgatgacgatgatgatgatgcgATTGGTAATGGTGGTGACTATGGGGAGAGGGAAGAAAACTGGAATCCACAAGAAGATATGCGGTCGGTAAACACTTTTCATAACTATAGTTTAGATTCGAATATTGAAGGTCACCCGATGGATAGTGTCTCTATGCgtacaaacaaaacaaatggTGTTAATGTGTATGAATACGATCATTCTGATAATTCCAACATGTACGAAACCTCAACGGCAAACATTCTTAATGCACATGGAGATACAAACTctaattttgaatattcaCCTGCACACTCTAACCAACAGTTGAACCAACATAATAATTCACAATCAGGGGATCGTAACCTTTCATTTCATCGTCCTGATTTTTCATACTATTCCGATGAATTTTCACcgatttttcaagattttgaaagagataTTGATGAGCCAGAATTAGATAATAACGATTTGTTCCAAGATGAAGTAATGAATGATCAAAACGATCTTAAAGACGGTAATTTTGCTGATAAATGCGACAACAGGGTCGAATTGATTGATGGGAAATACTATAGTTTTGACTATCCGGTCCCATCGCAGTTACTAAATCGAATTCCTTTTAATGGTGCTAAAAATTTAACTGAATTCAATCGCCTAAGATATCATGCAATTACCGCAGATCCGAAGGATTATACCGATGAAGATCCTATTATAAAAGATTACATCCAAAATTATCCGTTGAGACAAAATATATATCCTATCAAGCGTGATACGGAGTTAATGATAGTATGTACAATGTACAATGAGGATGAGATTTTACTTGCACGCACTTTGAAGggtgttttcaaaaatatcaagacCATGTACAatttaaaggaaaataagGATGTCCACCCTTGGGGAAAGGATAGttggaagaagattgttgttgttattgtaaGTGATGGTAAGTTGAAAATTGATGAGAAATCGAAAGCATTACTGACTCTGTTGGGTGCGTTTCAAGAAGGTATTATGCAAGAAAGTGTAAATAATGATAAGGTGAATGCGCACTTATTTGAATACACAACAACATTTGGTATTGGAAAATTCGATTACAATAGGGAAAATCATTCATATAATGTTCCATTAGTTACTGAACAAACAATCCCTGTTCAGTTAATGTTTCTattgaaggaagaaaacaaacaaaaaatcaactcGCATAGATGGGCTCTAAACTTCCTTTGTCCAAACCTAAACCCCAAGGTGGTTGTTCTTTTAGACGTTGGAACCGAGCCGGGTCCtgattccattttcaagttaTGGAAGGCATTTAAGGATCCAAAAGTAGGTGGTTCATGTGGTGAAATCAGGGCCATGTTGGGTAATCATGCGTCTCCAAATGATGAGAGCTCAATTTGGAGGAAAATTGGTAGATTCATCTATTTTAAATTTTCAGACTTTGTCATGTGTACGATCAATCCACTAGTTGCAGCCcaaaactttgaatataaaatgtcaaatattttggatAAACCAATGGAGAGttcttttggatttgttaCTGTTTTGCCAGGTGCCTTCTCTGCGTATAGATACGAGGCATTAAAGGGAGAACCGTTAAGAGCATATTTCCATGGTGAGGATATGAAATCAGCTACTTCTAAGCCAGCTGGAATTCTAGAATCTAATATGTACCTTGCAGAAGATAGAATTCTATGTTTTGAGTTAGTTGCCAAGAGCGAAAAATCATATTTATTGAAATATGTTCACAATTCGTATGCCGTTACTGATGTTCCATCCCATATTAGTGAATTTGTtaaccaaagaagaagatggttAAATGGCTCATTTTTTGCTGCATTATATTCTAACCTACATTTCTATCGTTTATTAAAATCAACACATTCAATAGGAAGGAAAATAGCATTAGTTATCGAAGTAATTTACCAAACGATTAATATATTACTATCCTGgttttcattatcaatttaCTTCCTAGTTTTCAGGATTCTAACACAAAATATCAGAGACACATTTGTTGGTGAAAAGGTTGGAAATATATTGGCAATTGTGTTTCTTTGGGTTTACATTGCAGCATTTGTTCTAACTTTTATTATTTCATTCGGTAATAAACCAAATGATGCGAAATATCTCTATTTATTAGTTTTTGCATTGTTTGCTTGTGTGGTGATATACATGACATTCTGTGTTATCGTATTAACGATTGAATCGGTTCATTTGATTAAGCAACAAATTGGGGACTATTCCTCATTCACTGCTTCCATTGCATTGAAGtactttgaaaattccaaatttagAGATTTAACAGTGTCCTTAGCATCTACCTATGCCCTATATCTGATTGGGTCgttaattttctttgacgTTTTCCATTTGATTGCATGTACCATACCATATGTGCTATTGTCGCCAGCATACATTAATGTATTGAGTGTTTTTGCATTCTGTAATATTAATGATATATCGTGGGGTACCAAGGGATCTGTTACTATTGAAGCgccaaagaaaaaggcAGTGAACGATGACAACGATGAAAAGAATATTTTACTACTAAGTGAAAACCTGGAAAATCCAGAtgatttattcaaaaaggCACAGTTATGTATGGAGGGTAAAAACCCTGATAATGATGGTGAAAAGGCAGCAAAACTGGAGAGTGATTTGATCCTAGAAAATATTaagaaatcagaaaaaaactacGCATTAGGTAGAACCTACACTGTTTCACTATGGTTAATTTGTAACTTTATCCTGCTTGTTATTATTTTGCGTACCGGGGGGTTAGAGGACTATTCGGACTACAAAAATGGAACGGATACATCGACTTCTACCAGTGGACTTTCCAAGAGAAGTTACTGGAATAATATGAATGTTGCTAACATTTTTATGACGGTTATCTTATGGCTTGTTGCGGCGCTAGCATTGGTCAGACTAATCGGATGTATCTATTACCGGatctctttttttttcaaggaGAGAAAATTCCATCGCTCCTTAGTTGTGTAA
- a CDS encoding uncharacterized protein (PKUD0A03830; similar to Saccharomyces cerevisiae YGR123C (PPT1); ancestral locus Anc_3.481) encodes MTSGEDGIQVQVENALKKLSIRDVFVDAEEEIFSGTTYIDEHGRKFDTRERVVKTVEMPTLEIPTDEQLFVDGVPDYRFLMRHFRREGKLSYSQIFRIIDAATIIMRKEPNLLKVDIPSVVVGDIHGQYYDMLGMFEMFGDPSKTQYLFLGDYVDRGDRSIEVLILLYAMKINFPKRFWLLRGNHESERMTSYFTYKRECIQRYSEELYEKSLESFKALPLCAILNEQFFCVHAGISMSLWDLEDINKIDRFKVDIPGEGLLCDLMWSDPTDDYDTETIHKDDIEHYFRFNNERHCSVFYTYIAVQSFLESNKLLGIIRGHQPQDSGYRIYRTVESSGFPSLITIFSAPNYCGTYANMGAALVYNGETFNIKQFDTSPAPYFLPDQMNVFEWSLPFVAEKVIEILSAILNICTEDELNKSEIILDKRSIEVLKAIDSSIAAEEEEYVSHTHDKDRRKSTTPVVRDSILKKMALVGRMSKVLKKMREKCEKVQELKALDKYDINFHGLVDGREVMHKKSHSFEDVRNIDLENEGLPPTDEERAAEEAQKERDLEHYMHM; translated from the coding sequence ATGACCAGCGGTGAAGATGGAATACAAGTTCAGGTTGAAAATGCGTTAAAGAAACTCTCAATTAGAGATGTTTTTGTGGatgcagaagaagagatttTCTCTGGGACCACTTACATTGACGAACATGGTAGAAAGTTTGATACTAGGGAGAGAGTTGTCAAAACAGTAGAAATGCCTACGTTGGAAATCCCAACAGACGAACAGCTGTTCGTCGATGGTGTTCCTGACTATAGGTTTCTTATGCGGCACTTTAGAAGGGAGGGGAAACTATCCTATTCACAGATATTTCGTATCATCGATGCCGCCACTATAATTATGAGAAAGGAGCCAAATTTATTAAAAGTGGATATCCCTAGTGTAGTGGTTGGAGATATCCACGGGCAATACTATGATATGCTTGGCATGTTTGAGATGTTCGGAGATCCAAGTAAAACACAATATTTATTCCTTGGTGATTATGTTGATAGGGGTGATCGTTCGATTGAAGTTTTAATCTTGTTGTATGCtatgaaaatcaattttccaaagagaTTTTGGCTTTTAAGAGGTAATCATGAAAGCGAGAGGATGACCTCGTACTTTACATATAAAAGAGAATGCATTCAACGTTACAGTGAGGAACTTTACGAGAAATCATTGGAGTCATTTAAGGCATTGCCTTTATGTGCAATTTTAAATGAgcaatttttttgtgtACATGCAGGTatttcaatgtctttaTGGGATTTAgaagatataaataagATAGATAGATTCAAGGTAGATATTCCTGGCGAAGGTTTATTATGCGATCTAATGTGGTCCGATCCAACAGATGACTATGACACTGAAACAATCCACAAGGATGATATTGAACACTACTTTCGATTCAACAACGAGAGACATTGCAGTGTCTTTTACACATACATAGCCGTCCAATCCTTCCTCGAATCAAATAAACTTTTGGGTATTATTAGAGGACATCAACCACAAGATTCGGGGTATCGCATCTATAGGACAGTCGAATCCAGCGGATTCCCTAGTTTAATCACCATATTTTCAGCTCCAAATTACTGTGGTACCTATGCCAACATGGGTGCAGCTCTGGTATACAACGGAGaaactttcaatattaAGCAGTTCGACACATCACCAGCTCCATATTTCCTTCCTGATCAAATGAATGTCTTTGAATGGTCCCTGCCCTTTGTGGCTGaaaaagttattgaaatcCTCTCCGCTATTTTGAATATCTGTACAGAAGATGAGTTAAACAAAAGCGAAATTATACTTGATAAGAGAAGTATTGAAGTTCTCAAAGCGATTGATTCTTCGATTGCAgctgaagaggaagaataCGTTTCCCATACCCATGACAAAGATCGACGTAAATCTACTACACCCGTTGTTCGAGACAgtatattgaaaaaaatggctTTAGTGGGGCGTATGTCAAAagtgttgaaaaaaatgagagaaaaatgtgaaaaagttcaagaacTTAAAGCTTTAGATAAATATGACATCAACTTCCATGGTCTAGTTGATGGAAGAGAGGTTATGCACAAGAAAAGCCACtcatttgaagatgttcGAAATATTGACCTAGAGAATGAAGGACTCCCACCCACAGATGAAGAACGAGCTGCAGAAGAGGCGCAGAAGGAGCGTGACCTTGAACACTATATGCACAtgtaa
- a CDS encoding uncharacterized protein (PKUD0A03800; similar to Saccharomyces cerevisiae YHR109W (CTM1); ancestral locus Anc_5.419): protein MPLFAEDIDNCEELEKWVKSMNVSYNSDVNVKNTPDRGVGLFFKPTKTNGEQTELLRIPHMSSFNIYTIRKLCDDKLEADDKKVLKRCLQIVFTICYSASESLILIAYMIGLLMICEKRKIHASVGDDRRWLDDMKGYIGILMKTKVGNLYTDQQNVLEDFLAAFKGNAVLKSSITDVISEKWIEVETAINEEFSEEFERINVSEILQICSAVRSRVLEIPREVETEVCGEEEEKEGRDSDEETNDDFYVDVTLVPVLDFVNHDNHMRNAHFDVDRDSKDIVLYYENDKANTQGTNEEAGGAGEEKKEVEVFISYDKYEDIHFMFANYGFIPQSRGTKVIELPILGYNENSKLDNYKASMRLYEIKQSPNVQFAVEFAETGEICDVKILDEEFYSYLIFDDRLKWREEEDEQVAENEENEDTEEEQPKDEDAGSAATLQLEFERGYRRCERLVNQLSDERYNELQHSFYDYLGEYLLKFSKRVSIFATITREYELPNGETTNILKLLEFYGQLCKAMRKILVARHKFESHPLADPYTASGYLSRRMLPLYNFENILAGVEMGDLTL from the coding sequence ATGCCATTGTTTGCTGAAGATATAGACAATTGTGAAGAGTTGGAGAAATGGGTGAAGTCAATGAATGTTAGCTATAACTCTGATGTTAATGTGAAGAATACCCCAGACCGAGGAGTTGGACTTTTCTTTAAACCcacaaaaacaaatggtGAACAAACTGAGTTGTTACGAATTCCCCATATGTCAAGTTTCAATATATACACAATCAGGAAACTTTGTGATGATAAATTAGAAGCAGATGATAAAAAAGTATTGAAGAGGTGTTTGCAAATTGTGTTTACCATCTGCTACAGCGCAAGTGAAAGTTTGATATTAATAGCCTATATGATTGGATTATTAATGATTTGtgagaagagaaaaatacatGCCTCTGTTGGGGATGACAGGAGATGGTTAGATGATATGAAGGGGTACATTGgtattttgatgaaaacaaaagttggTAATCTTTATACAGACCAGCAGAATGTATTGGAAGATTTTTTAGCTGCGTTCAAGGGCAATGCCGTACTGAAGAGTAGTATAACTGATGTAATAAGTGAGAAATGGATTGAAGTGGAGACTGCAAtaaatgaagaattttctgaagaatttgaaaggATCAACGTTAGTgagattcttcaaatatgtAGTGCTGTCAGATCACGAGTTTTGGAGATTCCGAGAGAAGTTGAGACAGAAGTATGcggagaagaagaagaaaaagaaggaaggGACAGCGACGAAGAAACGAATGATGACTTCTATGTCGATGTGACCTTGGTACCTGTGTTAGATTTTGTGAACCATGACAACCATATGAGAAATGCCcattttgatgttgatagaGACAGCAAAGACATTGTATTATATTACGAGAATGACAAAGCAAACACCCAAGGCAcaaatgaagaagcagGAGGAGCaggggaagaaaaaaaagaagtgGAGGTGTTTATTAGTTATGATAAGTATGAGGATATACATTTCATGTTTGCTAATTACGGGTTTATTCCCCAAAGCAGGGGAACAAAGGTGATTGAACTTCCCATTCTCGGATATAACGAAAACTCTAAGCTCGATAATTACAAGGCTTCGATGAGGTTGTACGAAATTAAGCAAAGTCCCAACGTTCAGTTTGCAGTTGAATTTGCGGAAACGGGAGAGATCTGCGATGTCAAGATCTTAGATGAGGAGTTCTATTCCTATCTGATATTTGATGATCGTCTCAAATGGAgggaggaagaagatgagCAAGTCGCTGAAAACGAGGAAAACGAAGATACCGAGGAAGAGCAACcaaaagatgaagatgccGGTTCTGCAGCAACGTTGCAATTAGAGTTTGAACGAGGGTATAGGAGATGTGAGAGACTGGTCAACCAGTTAAGTGACGAGAGATACAATGAATTGCAACATAGTTTTTATGACTATCTGGGTGAGTATTTGCTCAAATTTAGCAAAAGAGTGTCCATTTTTGCTACAATAACGAGGGAATACGAATTACCGAATGGTGAAACAACCAACATACTCAAACTGCTCGAGTTTTATGGTCAACTCTGCAAGGCAATGAGGAAGATCTTGGTTGCGAGACATAAATTTGAAAGCCATCCACTGGCCGACCCATATACCGCAAGTGGATATCTGTCTCGTCGAATGTTGCCATTGTACAACTTTGAGAATATACTTGCTGGTGTAGAGATGGGCGATCTGACTTTGTAA
- a CDS encoding uncharacterized protein (PKUD0A03850; similar to Saccharomyces cerevisiae YLR435W (TSR2); ancestral locus Anc_4.314), whose product MPEILLNDPGALIADAPNKNLLPFPTDKQDANFELGVSMIIHGWHTLTTAVDNLWGGPQSEEKRDWISGVVVDEFTNNYEIDIIYLHELLLGIMEDEFFITLEDGSTVEIATKIVKCYKECKDSIFENIQAMYTKWAAKQQNKQKVIVSVGEDPVNPDISDDEEGTTDDHNGDDMDVDDVELVQSQPKAKQEPEIDDDGFTIVRRR is encoded by the coding sequence ATGCCGGAGATTTTACTGAATGACCCTGGAGCTTTGATTGCCGATGCTCCTAATAAAAACCTTCTCCCTTTTCCAACGGACAAACAAGATGCAAATTTTGAACTGGGAGTGTCAATGATAATCCATGGCTGGCACACCTTAACCACTGCAGTTGATAATCTATGGGGTGGTCCACAatcagaagaaaagagggACTGGATATCTGGTGTTGTTGTCGACGAATTCACAAACAATTATGAAATCGATATTATTTATTTACACGAATTATTGTTGGGTATAATGgaagatgaatttttcattactCTAGAGGATGGATCCACCGTTGAAATTGCCACTAAGATTGTAAAATGTTATAAGGAGTGCAAAGACagcatttttgaaaatatccaGGCAATGTACACGAAATGGGCCGCTAAACAACAGAATAAACAGAAAGTAATTGTCAGTGTTGGAGAGGATCCAGTAAATCCAGATATTTCTGATGACGAAGAAGGAACTACTGATGATCATAACGGTGATGACATGGACGTTGATGACGTTGAGTTGGTTCAAAGTCAACCTAAAGCAAAACAAGAGCCTGAAATCGACGATGATGGTTTCACGATTGTCAGAAGACGCTGA